attatcttCACTTACATGATAattgataacttttaatttaattatatgtcTTTTTAGCATACTGGAGATGGCGGTCGTTTCAACGACATCTAGCGCCGTCTGATTTTTCTTgctgtcaaaaatatttatgtcaaCATTTCCGTGCAAAAGTTCTTTGACTGTCTCGTAGTAATTGTTCCTCACGGCTAAATGAAGAATTAATTCGTTACTTTTGATCATCCTGCGGACATTATTGTACTTGTTTATCAAAAACTTGACAACTTCTTCGTGGTCATGCTGGACAGCGAGATAAAGTAACGAAGGATCATTGCGATCTTGACAGATGCACGGCAAACGAACATCGAAATGTTTGAACAACAACTcgatgatatttaaaattcccaATTTAACTGAAAAATGAAGCGCGCACTCGCAATCGCTTATTTTAAATCGCGCGCCTCTGTTCAGCAAAAACTGTACGATATCTTCGTTCCTGTAACGAATCGCGCAGTGCAGTGGGGTCCAGTTTTGCTTCAACCCGTAATTGGCTACCGCCGAAATATCAGCGCCGTGTGTGATCAGTTGGTCAACGATATCCAAATTATTCCTTTCTGCTGCGATGTGAAGAGCAGTTTCGTTGTAACTCGTTGTCGCGTTGATGTTTATGTTTTTCGTCAGTAGATATTCAACTAATTTGTCGTCGCTGTTTGCAACGGCGGCATGCAGAAGAGTAAAATCTTTCCGACCGTGATAGATACCAGTGGCATTGATGtcgaggtttttttttaaaatttgattgtcTATTACGTCTCGACAAATATggtcgtaaaaaaataatctatgaGTCATTGTTGTGTTTTTATTTGCTTGACAAATAAATGTTACTTTGCTCTGAATAAACTGTCgggtaatttttgtaaattatctgaaacagaaatattaaaatttatgaaaaaaaaaaaaagtaaaaatatgatttttcgcctcaagaaaattttcgcttttaatttatcatgcaaaatatttttttgagcaaGTAGAAATTTACCGGAGGCGAATAGAAtacaaggaaaaaaattatgctcaAAATTCTAATAGTTTGTAGTTaattttcgacttaaaattagtatattcgatactaCCCGTATGAGCTTCagtattattcaaaatatatgataaattatatggAATTATAAGAAGTCATACATGGAGCCATATACAAAATTGTGCcgaaatattatataattttataatttctaacaTATATATcggtaatatattttttttacttgataaCTTATAAGTATTGCTTAGAATATTTTATACTATACTTTAAGTTATATGCTAAgatatatgatttaattatatgattgacatataatatttatacatgtaaatatataattatataaatatatgttcacatatatttgtataaatgtatgcaaatatatatttatatagatatgtgtttacatatatttgcACAAATATGtgtaaacatatatgattaataTACTTATTGATATATGATGTAAGCtatgatatttttagtatttttatgtaGTTACATGATAACTAcaactgtttatttttttttgttcctttaatttttagtatcaatgtatattctaaattatttatacatgtataatagggtgtttcagaaaaaaaaat
This genomic window from Microplitis demolitor isolate Queensland-Clemson2020A chromosome 6, iyMicDemo2.1a, whole genome shotgun sequence contains:
- the LOC103573736 gene encoding ankyrin repeat and death domain-containing protein 1B → MTHRLFFYDHICRDVIDNQILKKNLDINATGIYHGRKDFTLLHAAVANSDDKLVEYLLTKNININATTSYNETALHIAAERNNLDIVDQLITHGADISAVANYGLKQNWTPLHCAIRYRNEDIVQFLLNRGARFKISDCECALHFSVKLGILNIIELLFKHFDVRLPCICQDRNDPSLLYLAVQHDHEEVVKFLINKYNNVRRMIKSNELILHLAVRNNYYETVKELLHGNVDINIFDSKKNQTALDVVETTAISSMLKRHIIKLKVINYHVSEDNLKKIKTFGDKFAKYRNECEEELKIIKREKINDSNVSFYDILNKSIHQIAIFMTNKEIREIVSDTDDIDSKYPIYGPIIIYRLREGLIRKNLIDKIQDFIFNTFSKLPDTFVRNIFSYLSHGDIEELSVLCTKNSIN